A genomic segment from Saprospiraceae bacterium encodes:
- a CDS encoding RidA family protein — MKKVIFTENAPKPIGPYSQAIQVGQTLYVSGQIALDPVSGELQLRTIEEETHRVLDNIQAILKAADMDFSHVVKCSVFVKDIKQFSAINAVYATYFPKADPPARELVEVANLPRLVNVEISCIAYQ, encoded by the coding sequence ATGAAAAAAGTAATTTTTACAGAAAACGCACCAAAGCCGATTGGCCCATACAGTCAGGCCATCCAGGTTGGTCAGACACTTTATGTTTCAGGTCAAATCGCATTAGATCCAGTATCCGGAGAACTCCAATTGAGAACCATTGAAGAAGAAACACATCGTGTACTGGATAATATTCAAGCTATTTTAAAAGCTGCTGATATGGATTTTAGTCATGTAGTTAAATGCAGTGTTTTTGTAAAAGACATTAAGCAGTTTAGTGCAATCAATGCCGTGTACGCTACCTATTTCCCTAAAGCGGATCCTCCGGCTCGCGAATTGGTTGAAGTAGCCAATCTTCCAAGATTGGTAAATGTTGAAATTTCTTGTATTGCATATCAATAA
- a CDS encoding DUF177 domain-containing protein, which produces MGALREYIIPLRSLQSGTHQFNWSVGSEFLKHFEASIITDGHFNVKMQLDNRDDVSVISLHFTGSYGSTCDRCLADIEIPINKSFTIYVKNGTEESEDPELIFLHPEDHELNMAPIVYDYLILSLPLIQALDCENMENPPCNNDILDRIQHEEGLHSDNSVWESLKNLNTN; this is translated from the coding sequence ATGGGTGCGTTAAGAGAATATATTATCCCCTTGAGAAGCCTTCAAAGCGGAACTCACCAGTTTAATTGGTCGGTTGGTTCCGAGTTTTTAAAACATTTTGAAGCAAGTATCATAACGGATGGTCATTTTAACGTAAAAATGCAATTGGATAATCGGGACGACGTTTCAGTTATTTCTTTGCATTTTACAGGGAGTTATGGTTCAACCTGTGATCGCTGTCTTGCAGATATTGAAATTCCAATCAATAAATCCTTCACGATTTATGTGAAAAATGGAACCGAAGAATCTGAAGATCCGGAATTGATTTTTCTGCATCCGGAAGATCATGAATTAAACATGGCGCCTATCGTTTATGACTATTTGATTCTGTCTTTACCATTAATTCAGGCGTTGGATTGTGAAAACATGGAAAATCCTCCTTGCAATAATGATATTCTTGACAGAATACAACATGAAGAAGGCCTCCACTCTGATAATTCAGTTTGGGAAAGTCTTAAAAATTTAAATACTAATTGA
- the trpS gene encoding tryptophan--tRNA ligase: MTDSKKIILSGIQPTGKLHLGRYFGAIENWVRLQQEYDCIYCIVDYHAITMPYNPIKLKENVWDLATNLLACGILPENLFIQSMIPEHAELAWILGCSCSYGELSRMTQFKDKSSQVKEKAKDDFISAGLFTYPVLQAADILIYRADYVPVGKDQDQHLELTRNIADRFNSVCGKNYFRLPEPLYTEVSKVLSTADPNRKMSASAGEKHYIDVFGSEEMIRKQIRSAVTDTGETKAGEMSLGISNLFSLLKASKSPDYSELLNRYLQQQLPYSELKEAVADSIIKMVLPLQERKKELLEDRKAIKDSLKQSVGRIRARAAETVREVKMLTGLSN, from the coding sequence ATGACTGATTCAAAAAAAATTATACTGAGCGGTATTCAACCAACCGGTAAACTCCATTTAGGTAGGTATTTTGGTGCAATAGAAAATTGGGTTCGTTTGCAACAAGAATATGATTGCATTTATTGCATTGTTGACTACCATGCAATTACAATGCCCTACAACCCAATTAAACTCAAAGAAAACGTTTGGGATCTTGCAACTAATTTATTGGCTTGCGGAATATTACCTGAGAATTTATTTATTCAGTCGATGATTCCAGAGCATGCAGAATTAGCCTGGATCCTGGGCTGCAGTTGCAGCTATGGCGAACTCAGCCGGATGACACAATTCAAAGACAAGTCGTCGCAGGTTAAAGAAAAAGCGAAGGATGATTTTATTTCTGCCGGGTTGTTTACTTATCCGGTTCTGCAAGCCGCAGATATTCTCATCTATCGCGCAGATTATGTACCGGTTGGAAAAGATCAGGATCAACACCTGGAATTGACCAGAAATATAGCTGACCGATTTAATTCAGTTTGTGGTAAAAACTATTTCAGATTACCTGAACCTTTATATACTGAAGTATCAAAAGTGCTTTCTACAGCGGATCCTAACCGTAAAATGAGTGCCAGTGCTGGGGAAAAACATTATATTGATGTTTTCGGATCGGAAGAAATGATTCGCAAACAAATTCGCTCAGCAGTTACCGATACAGGTGAAACCAAAGCAGGTGAAATGAGTCTCGGAATTAGCAATTTATTCAGCCTGTTAAAGGCAAGTAAATCTCCGGATTACAGCGAACTTCTGAATCGGTATTTACAACAACAGCTTCCCTACAGTGAATTAAAGGAAGCCGTGGCGGATTCAATTATTAAAATGGTTTTGCCATTGCAAGAGCGAAAAAAAGAACTTCTGGAAGATCGTAAAGCAATTAAAGATTCATTAAAGCAATCAGTTGGTAGAATTCGAGCCCGTGCTGCAGAAACGGTTCGTGAAGTAAAAATGTTAACCGGTTTAAGTAATTAA
- a CDS encoding TIGR00266 family protein: MSQSHEIDYKIFGEEMQYVEVELDPGETAIAEAGSFLMMEDGIQMATIFGDGTNQTGGFMGKLFSAGKRLLTGESLFMTTYTNQGGGKARVSFASPYAGKIIPLNLMELDGKVIAQKDAFLCAAMGVSVGIELQRKLGTGIFGGEGFIMQKLEGDGMAFVHAGGFVKELELGVGETLRIDTGCVVAYTSRIDFDIEFIRGVKNMVFGGEGLFYAVLRGPGKVWIQSLPISRLAARIMQYGGMNRKEEGSILGSLGNILDGDR; encoded by the coding sequence ATGTCACAAAGTCATGAAATAGATTACAAGATATTTGGTGAAGAAATGCAATATGTAGAAGTCGAACTCGATCCGGGTGAAACGGCCATTGCTGAAGCGGGTTCATTCCTTATGATGGAGGATGGGATTCAAATGGCTACAATTTTTGGCGATGGCACTAACCAAACAGGTGGATTTATGGGCAAGCTCTTTTCTGCGGGAAAACGCTTACTAACAGGAGAGTCTTTGTTTATGACTACATACACCAATCAAGGAGGTGGTAAAGCGCGCGTAAGCTTCGCTTCCCCTTATGCAGGAAAAATCATCCCTTTGAATTTGATGGAGTTGGATGGTAAAGTCATTGCCCAGAAAGATGCATTCTTATGCGCAGCGATGGGTGTTTCAGTAGGCATTGAACTCCAGCGTAAGCTTGGAACCGGAATTTTTGGAGGAGAGGGTTTTATAATGCAAAAACTGGAAGGAGATGGTATGGCCTTTGTCCATGCAGGTGGTTTTGTAAAAGAATTGGAACTTGGAGTTGGCGAAACGCTTCGAATTGATACAGGTTGCGTGGTTGCCTATACCTCCCGAATCGATTTTGACATCGAATTTATCCGAGGAGTTAAAAACATGGTTTTTGGTGGTGAAGGCCTTTTCTATGCAGTTTTACGCGGCCCTGGCAAAGTTTGGATCCAAAGTTTACCCATAAGTCGATTAGCCGCAAGAATCATGCAATATGGTGGTATGAATCGTAAAGAGGAAGGCAGCATCCTGGGCTCGTTGGGCAATATTTTAGATGGGGACCGATAA
- a CDS encoding rhodanese-like domain-containing protein encodes MEDITVQELRKKLEEKENFILIDVREVYEHHEFNIGGELAPLRSELGQKIESMADQKNNEIILYCRSGNRSGIAKQLFEQAGFTKVRNLLGGMLAWREAFPS; translated from the coding sequence ATGGAAGATATCACCGTACAAGAACTCAGGAAAAAATTAGAAGAAAAAGAAAATTTTATTTTAATTGATGTTCGTGAAGTATATGAACACCATGAATTTAATATTGGTGGAGAATTAGCTCCCCTGCGGAGTGAATTGGGACAAAAAATTGAATCCATGGCAGACCAAAAAAATAATGAGATCATATTATATTGCCGTAGTGGAAACCGCAGTGGAATAGCGAAGCAACTGTTTGAGCAAGCAGGATTTACAAAAGTTCGCAATCTATTGGGCGGAATGCTGGCCTGGAGGGAAGCGTTTCCATCCTAA
- a CDS encoding zeta toxin family protein codes for MTQLYIIARPNGAGKTTASFSILPGILGINEFVNADEIARGLSPFNPESVSIKSGKIMLNRIDELISINSNYAFETTLSSKSFYRTIQKAQRLQYYVTLVFFYLESPELAIQRVNNRILEGGHSIPESIIVRRYHKGLDNLLNIYLKQVDKWLIFDNSNITLNFVAEGSSFNQPNIYNPITWNKLNTQWKKHKNIRN; via the coding sequence ATGACCCAATTATATATAATTGCCCGCCCGAATGGTGCGGGTAAAACAACTGCATCTTTTTCAATTTTACCAGGTATTTTAGGAATTAATGAATTTGTGAATGCAGATGAAATAGCTCGCGGCTTATCCCCTTTTAATCCAGAGTCTGTTTCTATAAAGTCAGGTAAAATAATGTTAAACAGGATTGATGAATTGATCTCAATTAACTCCAATTACGCATTTGAAACCACCTTATCTTCAAAATCGTTTTACCGAACCATTCAAAAAGCCCAAAGGCTGCAATACTATGTTACTTTAGTTTTCTTTTATCTAGAATCTCCTGAGCTAGCAATACAAAGAGTAAATAATCGAATTCTTGAAGGAGGGCACTCAATACCAGAATCTATCATCGTAAGACGGTATCACAAAGGTCTTGATAACTTATTAAATATATATTTAAAACAGGTTGATAAATGGTTGATATTTGACAATTCTAATATTACGCTTAACTTTGTTGCAGAAGGTTCTTCTTTTAATCAACCAAATATTTACAATCCTATTACCTGGAATAAATTAAATACACAATGGAAAAAACACAAAAATATTCGGAATTAG
- the ddlA gene encoding D-alanine--D-alanine ligase, translating to MNPKKMRVGILFGGKSAEHEISVQSAKNIYQALDKNKYEAVLMAIDKSGKWVSHQDAMWLLNQQAVLPNLNQPELKQISLHPQSDGVVSGLGPNEAKLDVVFPILHGPFGEDGTVQGLLKLANIPFVGPGVLGSAVGMDKDVMKRLLRDANIPIGKFVSIHGIENAPDFNTIQSQLGRPLFIKPANLGSSVGISKVNSETEYQAALELAFQFDTKVIVEEFIKAREIECAVLGNQNPIASIPGEVIAQKDFYSYDAKYLDSQGARTEIPANLDQETIKRVQELAVKSFKVLCCEGLGRVDLFLTPDNRLLVNEINTMPGFTKISMYPKMWEYSGIPYPELLDRLIGLAIERFEQESRLKTSY from the coding sequence ATGAATCCGAAAAAAATGCGCGTTGGAATCCTATTTGGAGGCAAATCCGCTGAACATGAAATCTCAGTTCAATCGGCTAAAAATATTTACCAGGCCTTAGACAAGAATAAGTACGAGGCGGTTTTAATGGCTATCGATAAAAGTGGCAAATGGGTCAGTCATCAAGATGCAATGTGGCTATTAAATCAACAAGCGGTATTACCAAATTTGAATCAGCCCGAATTGAAGCAGATCTCACTTCATCCTCAAAGTGATGGAGTTGTTTCGGGTTTGGGTCCTAATGAAGCGAAATTGGATGTCGTATTTCCCATCCTACATGGTCCATTTGGAGAGGATGGAACCGTCCAGGGATTATTAAAACTTGCAAACATTCCGTTTGTAGGTCCCGGAGTATTGGGTTCAGCAGTTGGTATGGATAAGGATGTGATGAAAAGATTACTCAGGGACGCAAACATACCTATCGGTAAGTTTGTATCAATTCATGGAATTGAGAACGCACCGGATTTTAATACAATCCAATCGCAATTGGGCAGGCCACTTTTTATTAAACCTGCAAACCTGGGTTCATCTGTTGGGATTTCTAAAGTAAATTCAGAAACTGAATATCAGGCAGCACTTGAGCTGGCTTTTCAATTTGATACTAAAGTAATTGTAGAAGAATTTATAAAGGCACGTGAAATTGAATGCGCTGTTTTGGGAAATCAAAATCCAATTGCTTCAATTCCCGGAGAAGTCATCGCTCAAAAGGACTTTTATTCTTATGATGCCAAATACCTGGATTCCCAGGGTGCCCGAACTGAAATTCCTGCAAATTTGGACCAGGAGACTATAAAACGAGTCCAGGAATTGGCAGTTAAGAGTTTTAAAGTGTTGTGCTGTGAGGGATTGGGTAGGGTAGATTTATTCCTTACACCTGATAATCGATTGTTAGTCAATGAAATAAATACAATGCCAGGTTTTACCAAAATTAGCATGTATCCTAAAATGTGGGAATACAGCGGCATTCCCTATCCGGAATTATTGGATCGACTGATTGGTCTGGCCATCGAACGGTTTGAACAGGAATCCCGACTAAAAACAAGTTATTAA
- a CDS encoding YraN family protein codes for MNLPTTNKETGSRGEQIAKDYLVSQQYTILEQNFRYSKSEIDLIAKEGEILVFIEVKTRSYDYFGPPESFVSEYKEVLIHEAGSYYMEKINHDWEFRFDIIAILLNKDGSYKLEHHKDAF; via the coding sequence TTGAATTTACCAACAACAAACAAAGAAACGGGTTCCAGAGGAGAGCAAATTGCAAAAGATTATTTGGTTTCTCAACAGTACACAATCCTTGAACAAAATTTCAGATACAGCAAATCAGAAATTGATTTAATTGCTAAGGAAGGGGAGATATTGGTTTTTATTGAAGTTAAAACCAGGAGTTACGATTATTTTGGTCCACCTGAATCTTTTGTAAGTGAATATAAAGAAGTATTAATTCATGAAGCCGGATCGTATTACATGGAAAAAATAAATCACGATTGGGAGTTTCGATTTGATATCATAGCAATCCTATTAAATAAAGATGGTAGTTACAAACTAGAGCATCACAAGGATGCATTTTAA
- a CDS encoding gamma carbonic anhydrase family protein, with protein sequence MPLILPVLDKKPIFGKQCFIAENATIVGDVQMGDHCSVWFQAIIRGDVNEIRIGNEVNIQDGAVIHCTYQKAGTYIGDRVSIGHRAIVHGCTIHSNVLIGMGAIVLDHAIIEEHVLIAAGAVVLENSRLESGFIYGGIPAKKIKELDHETFQFNIERTVKNYQMYASWFTNDLP encoded by the coding sequence ATGCCCCTGATCCTACCAGTACTCGACAAGAAACCCATTTTTGGAAAGCAGTGTTTTATTGCTGAAAATGCAACCATTGTAGGCGATGTGCAAATGGGTGATCATTGCAGTGTATGGTTTCAAGCTATAATTCGGGGGGATGTCAACGAAATTCGAATTGGAAATGAAGTAAACATTCAGGACGGAGCTGTTATTCATTGCACTTATCAAAAGGCTGGAACCTATATTGGGGATCGGGTATCCATTGGACATAGAGCCATTGTACACGGTTGCACAATTCATTCCAATGTTTTAATTGGAATGGGGGCTATCGTGTTAGATCATGCGATCATAGAAGAACATGTATTAATTGCTGCAGGTGCCGTTGTATTAGAAAATTCCAGATTGGAATCGGGTTTTATTTATGGTGGGATCCCCGCAAAAAAAATTAAAGAATTAGATCACGAAACCTTTCAATTTAATATTGAACGAACAGTAAAAAATTACCAAATGTATGCGTCCTGGTTTACGAACGACCTACCATAA
- the rpmF gene encoding 50S ribosomal protein L32, translating to MPNPKWRHSKQRKRKRRTHYKAETPQLTTCKTTGATHIMHHAHWYDGALYYKGNVVIQGAAKESAEA from the coding sequence ATGCCAAATCCTAAATGGAGACACTCCAAACAAAGAAAAAGAAAGAGAAGAACGCATTATAAAGCGGAAACTCCACAATTGACTACCTGCAAAACCACAGGAGCTACACATATTATGCACCATGCACATTGGTATGACGGTGCATTATATTATAAAGGCAATGTGGTAATTCAGGGAGCAGCCAAAGAATCAGCAGAAGCCTAA
- a CDS encoding serine hydrolase, protein MILQSAFCQISFAKQNKATVDTNNFTKVDRAIKAGEFGEIHSLLIVENGQLLFESYYGNWTVDSLHQLQSATKSIISTLLGCAIQNNFIKSTDEKIAQFFPKEYIQDSLKQQISIANLLTQQHGLKWKESPWEAPDNNWRALYTSSGNWYQKILETEMAELPGQTFNYSNAAPVLISGLIQQASNMDIEHFAKKYLFDPLEITQYRFWNGNGGPKNNGMALLYLSSRDMAKIGQLYLQHGKWNNKQIIPENYVQTATSSLVTGAEANGFYSSYDYGYFWWTNPKYRFSTKSAYPNVFLARGAGGQNIIVVPEKKWVVVITAWNVERPNKPQSIFDKYLLEN, encoded by the coding sequence ATGATTCTACAAAGCGCGTTTTGTCAAATTTCATTTGCAAAGCAAAACAAAGCAACTGTTGATACAAACAATTTTACAAAAGTAGATCGCGCCATCAAAGCCGGTGAATTTGGAGAGATCCACAGTCTGCTGATTGTTGAAAATGGACAATTGCTTTTTGAATCATATTATGGAAATTGGACCGTTGATTCACTACACCAATTACAATCTGCAACTAAAAGTATTATTTCCACCTTGTTGGGTTGCGCGATTCAAAATAACTTTATAAAAAGTACCGATGAAAAAATTGCACAATTTTTTCCCAAAGAGTATATTCAGGATTCCCTCAAACAACAAATTAGCATTGCCAATCTATTAACCCAGCAACATGGTCTAAAATGGAAGGAATCTCCCTGGGAAGCACCCGATAATAATTGGCGTGCACTTTATACTTCAAGTGGAAATTGGTATCAAAAAATTTTAGAAACTGAAATGGCAGAATTACCAGGCCAAACATTTAACTATAGCAATGCTGCACCTGTATTGATTTCCGGTCTAATCCAACAAGCAAGCAACATGGATATCGAACATTTTGCAAAAAAATATTTATTTGATCCATTGGAAATTACACAATACCGTTTTTGGAATGGAAATGGTGGACCAAAAAATAATGGAATGGCACTTTTGTATTTGAGTTCAAGGGATATGGCCAAAATTGGTCAACTTTATTTACAACATGGTAAATGGAATAACAAACAAATTATTCCAGAGAATTATGTACAAACCGCCACCTCAAGTTTAGTAACTGGTGCAGAAGCAAATGGTTTTTATAGCTCTTATGATTATGGGTATTTCTGGTGGACTAATCCCAAATATCGCTTTTCAACAAAATCAGCATATCCCAATGTTTTTCTTGCAAGAGGAGCCGGAGGTCAAAATATTATTGTCGTACCAGAAAAAAAATGGGTAGTTGTAATTACAGCCTGGAATGTTGAACGACCTAATAAACCACAAAGTATATTTGACAAATATTTGTTAGAAAATTAA
- a CDS encoding TM2 domain-containing protein: MKAKFYYLLLIGFVLVFGSCSKSRDLTCPSFKEKRNFDISFDFLKTHKSHTKHKPSSRTVAKNNSVQGFYNEPIAVEGIDKIAPSISGLTASTSNEIILPEFSHSITKAKSVGTASNEKTPVLQKLSLKEKAKLYVAKKVIEKQLKKLDQQQDQLSNADLDDHPAGGGKSQLIALLLCIFVGGLGIHRFYLGYTTIGIIQLITLGGCGIWALIDLIRIITGDLQPKNGNYTETL, encoded by the coding sequence ATGAAAGCAAAATTCTATTATTTACTCCTTATTGGATTTGTACTCGTTTTTGGTTCTTGCAGCAAATCTCGTGATTTGACTTGTCCAAGTTTTAAAGAAAAAAGAAATTTTGATATAAGTTTTGATTTTCTTAAAACACACAAATCACATACTAAGCATAAACCAAGCAGCCGCACCGTTGCAAAAAACAATTCTGTTCAAGGATTTTACAACGAGCCAATTGCAGTTGAAGGAATTGACAAAATAGCTCCTTCTATTTCAGGGCTTACTGCTTCTACTTCCAATGAAATTATACTGCCTGAATTTTCTCATTCAATCACCAAAGCTAAATCAGTAGGAACAGCTTCTAATGAAAAAACTCCAGTCCTTCAAAAACTAAGTTTGAAGGAAAAAGCTAAACTTTATGTTGCTAAAAAAGTTATCGAAAAGCAACTAAAAAAATTAGACCAACAACAAGACCAGTTAAGCAATGCTGATTTGGATGATCATCCAGCAGGTGGAGGGAAAAGCCAATTGATTGCTTTATTACTGTGCATTTTTGTTGGTGGTTTAGGTATTCACCGTTTTTATTTGGGATATACCACGATAGGCATCATTCAATTAATAACCTTAGGCGGATGTGGAATTTGGGCTCTTATCGATTTAATCCGCATTATCACTGGTGACTTACAGCCAAAAAATGGCAATTATACCGAAACGCTTTAA
- a CDS encoding serine hydrolase, producing MFFSLTPSNAQSLYFPPLSGDQWETIRPESLGWCADSINALYQYLDAEESKAFIILKDGKIVLEKYFDQFSKDSLWYWASAGKTLTAFLTGIAQSESKLKLSDSVSKYLGSDWTDCSPEQEQKITIRNLLTMTSGLDDGVSDNHCTKPECLIYKTDPGKRWAYHNAPYTLIRDVLEQATGMNENLYIQSKLKSKTGMNGLWITSGYDNVYLSNARSMARFGLLILNKGIWDSNDLLNDPFYFDEMVHPSQSINKSYGYLWWLNGQASFMLPGLQLVFPGSYCPEAPSDMFAAIGKNGQILCVVPSQNLIVLRMGEAGGLGSDDVPIVLCNQMWLRINRLNCQPVRVKENNPLSLNLIPNPAGDLLSIDNINNLYMYKINIYNHLGLKMPVSWQGQQLQLSSFQAGIYWLTIELEGRQYVYKFIKAN from the coding sequence ATGTTTTTTTCTTTGACTCCATCCAATGCTCAAAGTCTTTATTTTCCACCATTAAGTGGGGATCAATGGGAAACCATCCGCCCGGAGTCACTTGGATGGTGTGCAGATAGTATCAATGCGTTATATCAATATTTGGATGCGGAAGAATCTAAAGCATTTATCATTCTTAAAGATGGCAAAATTGTACTTGAAAAATACTTCGATCAGTTTAGCAAAGATTCCCTTTGGTATTGGGCATCCGCAGGTAAAACATTGACTGCTTTTTTAACAGGGATTGCTCAATCCGAATCAAAATTAAAATTATCAGATTCTGTTTCAAAATACTTAGGGTCTGACTGGACTGATTGTAGTCCGGAACAAGAACAAAAAATAACAATCCGCAACCTGTTAACGATGACTAGTGGATTGGATGATGGAGTTTCAGACAACCACTGCACCAAACCTGAATGTCTTATCTATAAAACCGATCCTGGAAAACGATGGGCTTATCACAATGCACCCTATACACTCATTCGGGATGTATTGGAACAAGCGACTGGTATGAATGAAAATTTATACATCCAGTCTAAATTAAAATCAAAAACGGGAATGAACGGATTGTGGATTACATCCGGCTACGATAATGTATACCTCAGCAATGCCCGCAGCATGGCACGATTTGGTTTGCTTATTTTGAATAAGGGAATTTGGGATTCCAATGATTTATTGAATGATCCTTTTTATTTTGATGAGATGGTGCATCCCTCTCAATCAATTAATAAATCTTATGGATACCTCTGGTGGTTAAATGGTCAAGCTTCGTTTATGTTGCCTGGATTGCAATTGGTTTTTCCAGGTTCTTATTGTCCCGAAGCACCCAGCGATATGTTTGCAGCAATTGGAAAAAATGGCCAAATCTTATGTGTGGTACCCAGTCAAAATCTTATTGTGTTGCGTATGGGTGAAGCAGGTGGATTGGGCAGCGACGATGTGCCAATCGTGCTTTGCAATCAAATGTGGTTGCGAATTAACCGTTTAAATTGTCAGCCGGTTCGGGTCAAAGAAAACAATCCATTATCCTTGAATTTAATTCCAAATCCGGCAGGAGATCTGCTCAGCATTGATAATATTAATAATTTATATATGTATAAAATTAATATTTATAATCACTTAGGTTTAAAAATGCCGGTTTCTTGGCAAGGACAACAATTACAGCTTAGTTCATTTCAAGCCGGGATCTATTGGCTTACCATCGAATTAGAAGGCCGGCAATATGTTTATAAATTTATTAAAGCAAATTGA
- a CDS encoding PASTA domain-containing protein, whose protein sequence is MLHTIIRLFLVVIILWILQAFFLNLYTNHGQKLSLQKYIGVSLANAKKHAEPRGYEIVVSDSLYVKGKPGGIIISQIPVPGSQVKRGRKIYVTLTKFQAESFQSDLLPVLYGKKYEFKRTELFNLFELYSKIKAVKFDPGPENHILEVYYHDQLLLNGNERRSDITISKGDTLQFVISTKAGGEVPIPDLICQTLAAAKFLLSSSKLELGTILEEGEITDPETAYIIKQIPEAQEGQTIELGSSFKITISQVKPEHCN, encoded by the coding sequence TTGCTACATACTATAATTCGCTTGTTCCTGGTTGTAATCATCTTATGGATACTTCAGGCATTTTTTCTAAATCTTTATACCAATCACGGACAAAAACTCAGCTTACAAAAATATATTGGCGTTTCCCTGGCAAATGCAAAAAAACATGCTGAACCCAGAGGCTATGAAATCGTTGTGTCCGATTCTTTGTACGTCAAAGGAAAACCGGGTGGAATTATTATTTCACAAATTCCAGTTCCTGGTTCACAAGTAAAGCGCGGACGAAAAATTTATGTAACGCTTACAAAATTTCAGGCTGAATCTTTTCAATCTGATCTGTTACCAGTACTTTATGGTAAAAAATATGAATTCAAAAGAACTGAATTGTTTAATCTGTTTGAGTTATACTCAAAAATCAAAGCGGTTAAGTTTGACCCGGGACCTGAAAATCATATATTAGAAGTTTACTATCACGATCAATTATTGCTTAATGGAAATGAACGGAGATCTGATATCACCATATCAAAAGGAGATACCCTTCAGTTTGTTATATCTACCAAAGCAGGTGGTGAAGTACCTATTCCAGATTTAATTTGTCAAACACTGGCAGCCGCTAAATTTTTATTGAGTTCGTCAAAATTAGAATTAGGTACCATCCTTGAAGAAGGTGAAATTACAGATCCCGAAACCGCATATATTATCAAACAAATTCCAGAAGCACAGGAAGGCCAAACCATCGAATTGGGCAGTTCGTTTAAAATAACCATTTCACAAGTTAAACCAGAACATTGTAATTAA
- a CDS encoding outer membrane beta-barrel protein, giving the protein MKKQLLLFVLFLGLMSTGAQAQGKMFLGLDLGFNSNDAGFNNDHEVSQFNLGPSLGYWLNDNSAIVVGINYSSHDDKTDDIKDTGFGIGAEFRYGWHFGDNVYVYLAPGIGFTSNKRELANSDSKWTQLDIGISPGVSYMLADKWSINAYFGGLGYSSQKPDGGDAVNAFGLNLDMSSLGFGLWYHF; this is encoded by the coding sequence ATGAAAAAACAACTTTTACTGTTCGTTCTGTTTTTAGGTCTTATGAGCACAGGTGCTCAAGCACAAGGCAAAATGTTTCTAGGTCTTGATTTAGGATTTAACAGCAATGATGCTGGTTTTAATAATGATCATGAAGTGAGCCAATTCAATTTAGGCCCATCTTTAGGATATTGGTTGAATGATAACAGCGCAATCGTCGTTGGTATCAATTACAGCAGCCATGATGACAAAACGGATGACATCAAAGATACCGGCTTTGGTATTGGAGCTGAATTCCGCTATGGATGGCATTTTGGAGATAACGTATATGTTTATTTAGCTCCTGGCATTGGATTTACTTCTAATAAAAGAGAGTTAGCTAACAGTGATTCCAAATGGACTCAGTTAGACATTGGTATTAGCCCAGGTGTATCCTACATGTTGGCAGACAAATGGTCTATCAATGCTTATTTTGGTGGTTTGGGATATTCTTCTCAAAAACCAGATGGTGGCGATGCTGTAAATGCTTTCGGTTTAAATCTTGATATGAGCTCTTTAGGTTTCGGCCTTTGGTACCATTTCTAG
- a CDS encoding DUF2752 domain-containing protein: MIKKPYVFSTIKLAGFSILIITLMLLPADFFDTGTPICLFTRLSGYSCYGCGMTRAIMHLLHFNFSTAWNFNKLSFIVFPLLVYVFGSWFFKELKLIRSN, from the coding sequence TTGATTAAAAAACCGTACGTTTTTAGTACGATCAAATTGGCAGGCTTTAGCATCTTGATCATTACATTGATGCTGTTGCCTGCCGATTTTTTTGATACCGGCACACCCATCTGTCTTTTTACCAGGTTATCAGGTTATTCTTGTTATGGATGCGGTATGACCCGCGCAATTATGCATCTCCTGCATTTTAATTTTTCAACTGCCTGGAATTTCAACAAACTTTCATTTATTGTTTTTCCGCTATTAGTTTACGTTTTTGGCAGCTGGTTTTTCAAAGAGTTAAAATTGATTCGTTCAAATTGA